One window from the genome of Pseudomonas sp. L5B5 encodes:
- the ybgF gene encoding tol-pal system protein YbgF produces MRTCRRAVTILALSLTPLAAWSAVPVVDSNSGYGNSGSSYPPAGYGTNGAYAGGGVSTPVSAQGELFQQLQQMQEQIARQQGVIEVLQNDVARMKQEGLERYQDLDRRIGSGVAPAATPENSSAGGNANAAGAAAGAAAQAPAASSEPGDPAKEKLYYDAAFDLIKAKDFDKASQAFSAFLRKYPNSQYAGNAQYWLGEVNLAKGDLQGAGQAFAKVSQLYPKHAKVPDSLYKLADVERRLGHADRVKGILQQVVAQYPGTSAAQLAQRDLQRM; encoded by the coding sequence ATGCGAACGTGCCGTCGTGCTGTAACTATTTTGGCTCTCAGTCTCACGCCGCTCGCGGCGTGGTCTGCGGTTCCTGTGGTCGATAGCAACTCTGGCTATGGAAATAGCGGGAGCAGTTATCCACCAGCGGGTTATGGCACGAACGGCGCCTATGCCGGGGGAGGGGTTTCGACCCCTGTCTCGGCACAGGGCGAGCTGTTCCAGCAACTGCAGCAAATGCAGGAGCAGATTGCACGGCAACAGGGTGTGATCGAAGTTCTGCAAAATGATGTAGCGCGCATGAAACAAGAAGGCCTGGAGCGTTACCAGGATCTTGATCGGCGCATAGGAAGCGGTGTTGCACCTGCCGCGACTCCTGAGAATTCTTCTGCCGGTGGCAATGCCAACGCCGCCGGTGCTGCAGCAGGGGCTGCTGCTCAAGCTCCAGCCGCCAGTAGTGAACCGGGCGATCCGGCCAAGGAAAAGCTCTATTACGATGCTGCCTTCGACCTGATCAAGGCCAAGGACTTCGACAAGGCCAGTCAGGCCTTCTCGGCATTCCTGCGCAAGTACCCCAACAGCCAGTACGCCGGCAATGCCCAGTACTGGTTGGGTGAAGTGAACCTGGCCAAGGGCGACCTGCAAGGCGCGGGCCAGGCATTCGCCAAGGTTTCCCAGCTCTATCCCAAGCACGCCAAGGTACCGGATTCACTGTACAAGCTGGCTGATGTAGAACGCCGCCTGGGTCATGCCGACCGGGTCAAGGGTATTCTGCAACAGGTCGTGGCCCAGTATCCTGGCACTTCCGCTGCCCAATTGGCACAACGGGATCTGCAGCGCATGTAG
- the queE gene encoding 7-carboxy-7-deazaguanine synthase QueE, whose protein sequence is MQDTLRITEVFYSLQGETRTAGLPTVFVRLTGCPLRCQYCDSAYAFSGGTQRSLDSLLEQVGGFRPRYVCVTGGEPLAQPNAIPLLKQLCDAGYEVSLETSGALDISAVDPRVSRVLDLKTPGSKEAHRNRYENIELLTANDQVKFVICSREDYDWAVSKLIQYRLEERAGEVLFSPSHHDLNARDLADWVVADNLPVRLQLQLHKYLWNDEPGR, encoded by the coding sequence ATGCAAGACACATTGAGAATTACCGAAGTTTTCTACTCGTTGCAGGGGGAAACTCGGACTGCCGGGCTGCCCACGGTTTTTGTGCGCCTGACCGGTTGCCCGCTGCGTTGCCAATACTGCGACAGTGCCTACGCCTTCAGTGGCGGTACCCAACGTAGTCTCGACAGCCTGCTCGAGCAGGTTGGCGGATTCCGTCCGCGTTATGTCTGTGTCACCGGTGGCGAGCCACTGGCGCAGCCCAACGCCATTCCTTTGCTAAAGCAATTGTGCGATGCAGGCTACGAGGTATCGCTGGAGACCAGTGGCGCCCTCGATATTTCGGCGGTGGATCCACGGGTCAGCCGGGTCCTGGACCTCAAGACTCCCGGTTCCAAGGAAGCCCATCGCAACCGCTACGAAAATATCGAGCTGTTGACGGCCAATGATCAGGTCAAGTTCGTCATCTGTTCCCGCGAGGACTATGACTGGGCGGTGTCCAAGCTCATCCAGTATCGTCTCGAAGAGCGGGCAGGCGAGGTGTTGTTTTCGCCGAGCCATCATGACCTGAACGCGCGGGATCTTGCCGATTGGGTCGTGGCCGACAACCTGCCGGTGCGCCTGCAATTGCAGTTGCACAAATACCTCTGGAATGATGAGCCGGGCCGCTGA
- the queC gene encoding 7-cyano-7-deazaguanine synthase QueC — MTESLQSQAVPEKRAVILLSGGLDSATVVAMARAEGYRCYTMSFDYGQRHRAELLAAQRVARDLGVVEHKVIGLNLNGIGGSALTDTSIDVPQSPGEGIPVTYVPARNTVFLSLALGWAEVLEARDIFIGVNAVDYSGYPDCRPEFVEAFERMANLATKAGVEGQGFRIQAPLQNLSKADIIKAGVRLGVDYGLTVSCYQADDNGHACGKCDSCRLRADGFRAADICDPTPYF; from the coding sequence ATGACTGAATCCCTACAGAGCCAGGCCGTACCTGAAAAACGAGCGGTGATCCTCCTTTCCGGCGGCCTTGATTCGGCCACTGTCGTGGCCATGGCCCGCGCCGAAGGCTATCGCTGCTACACCATGAGCTTCGACTACGGTCAGCGTCATCGTGCGGAGCTGCTAGCTGCCCAGCGCGTTGCGCGGGACCTGGGAGTGGTGGAGCATAAAGTCATCGGCCTCAACCTCAATGGTATCGGCGGCTCGGCCCTGACTGACACTTCCATCGATGTCCCGCAGTCCCCCGGCGAAGGGATTCCTGTCACCTACGTACCTGCGCGCAACACCGTGTTCCTTTCCCTGGCCCTCGGCTGGGCGGAAGTCCTTGAGGCTCGGGATATCTTCATCGGGGTCAATGCCGTGGATTACTCGGGTTATCCGGATTGCCGTCCCGAGTTCGTCGAGGCTTTCGAGCGAATGGCCAACCTGGCGACCAAGGCCGGTGTCGAAGGGCAGGGCTTTCGGATCCAGGCGCCTTTGCAGAACCTCAGCAAGGCCGACATCATCAAGGCCGGAGTTCGTCTGGGGGTCGACTACGGGCTGACCGTTTCGTGCTACCAGGCGGATGACAATGGCCATGCCTGCGGAAAATGCGACAGCTGCCGTTTGCGCGCCGATGGCTTCCGCGCGGCCGATATCTGCGATCCAACACCTTATTTTTGA
- a CDS encoding 3-dehydroquinate synthase II, translated as MSNVSVVAKAKEALSIKEAPVATEQFETPETVSKRTSVKLTNLGSAGQSKRSGLDSQLVWYDTVQLARPQPDDSVFMRVINSQYSGVVVYLDNVADLLPAIPERMQVVLKLRDAADLKAFRGSPHSADFKADGKHRRGVAYHEAGALGQLGAEGFTTCYTSYVDDRESLLSAINEGLAFNYLWILFRDPTNIPLELVIASLQSTKTILMKEIKDPADVDDAIVSYGVMEYGAEGVIFSPRDHAVMTSFLGQLSDAEHGNLAIQVGTVVESRPVGMGYRACIDTSTLFEPDEGMLVGSTSQGGLLCCPEVFFLPYMELRPFRVNAGAVHSYVFNTDNRTDYMSELKAGSPVMLVNSKGRVRRASVGRMKIEQRPLRLIEVEFAGRERVNILMQDDWHVRVFSDGAKPLNISELKPGDKVLGYVTEPGRHVGIKINETIIEK; from the coding sequence ATGAGCAACGTGAGTGTTGTAGCGAAGGCTAAGGAAGCACTGTCGATCAAGGAAGCGCCGGTGGCGACAGAGCAGTTCGAAACACCGGAGACGGTATCGAAACGAACCTCGGTGAAGCTGACCAATCTGGGGAGCGCAGGGCAGTCGAAGCGCTCGGGGCTGGACAGCCAACTGGTGTGGTACGACACGGTGCAACTGGCGAGGCCACAGCCGGACGATAGCGTGTTCATGCGGGTGATCAACTCGCAGTACAGCGGGGTGGTGGTGTACCTGGACAACGTGGCGGACCTGTTGCCAGCGATTCCGGAACGGATGCAGGTGGTGCTGAAGCTGCGCGACGCCGCAGATCTGAAAGCCTTCCGCGGCAGCCCGCATTCCGCGGACTTCAAGGCGGACGGCAAGCACCGCCGGGGCGTGGCGTACCACGAGGCGGGCGCGCTGGGGCAACTGGGCGCTGAAGGCTTCACGACCTGCTACACGAGCTATGTGGATGATCGCGAGAGTCTGCTGAGCGCGATCAACGAGGGGTTGGCGTTCAACTATCTGTGGATCCTGTTCCGCGACCCGACCAACATTCCGCTGGAGCTGGTGATCGCGTCGCTGCAATCGACCAAGACGATCCTGATGAAGGAGATCAAGGACCCGGCCGACGTGGACGACGCGATCGTGTCTTACGGGGTGATGGAGTACGGGGCGGAAGGGGTGATCTTCTCGCCGCGCGACCACGCGGTGATGACGAGCTTCCTGGGGCAGTTGTCGGACGCGGAGCACGGCAACCTGGCGATCCAGGTGGGGACGGTGGTGGAGAGCCGACCGGTGGGCATGGGCTATCGCGCGTGCATCGATACTTCGACGTTGTTCGAACCGGACGAGGGGATGCTGGTGGGGAGCACCTCGCAGGGCGGGCTGCTGTGCTGTCCGGAGGTGTTCTTCCTGCCTTACATGGAGCTGCGGCCGTTCCGGGTGAATGCGGGGGCGGTGCACTCATATGTGTTCAACACGGACAACCGGACCGACTACATGAGCGAGCTGAAGGCGGGTTCGCCGGTGATGCTGGTGAACTCGAAGGGACGGGTGAGGCGTGCATCGGTGGGGCGGATGAAGATCGAGCAGCGGCCGCTGCGGCTGATCGAGGTGGAGTTCGCGGGTCGGGAGCGGGTGAACATCCTGATGCAGGACGACTGGCATGTGCGGGTGTTCTCGGATGGGGCTAAGCCGCTGAACATCTCGGAGCTGAAACCGGGAGACAAGGTACTGGGCTATGTGACGGAGCCGGGTCGTCACGTTGGGATCAAGATCAACGAGACGATCATCGAGAAGTAG
- a CDS encoding class I fructose-bisphosphate aldolase yields the protein MGYVGRKLRERRILFPDSQRGLIVPVDHGLTLGPIAGLEATDTFKGWIGSPHISAVLGHKGLIERLIVREQLHPATGVIVHLNGMASLSPHADTKVMVSDIESALRLGADAVSMQVNFTEENFAHNFTMLGAVTDAAHEAGLPLLTMLYDKVKAATAAERLGRLNHLVRVVTELGSDAVKLAYPESLHEIGELVRRHGSDIRIFFAGGEKASEEGLVAMTRAVVQQGASGLCIGRNVFQHARPQALLRLLAGCVKGEETERVLELSAV from the coding sequence ATGGGCTACGTCGGCAGAAAACTGAGAGAGCGGCGGATTCTGTTCCCGGATTCGCAGCGCGGACTGATCGTACCGGTGGATCATGGCCTGACGCTGGGGCCGATCGCGGGCCTGGAGGCGACGGACACCTTCAAAGGCTGGATCGGCAGCCCGCACATCAGTGCAGTGCTGGGGCACAAGGGCTTGATCGAGCGGCTGATTGTGCGTGAGCAGCTGCACCCGGCGACGGGGGTGATCGTGCACTTGAACGGAATGGCGAGCCTGTCGCCGCACGCGGATACCAAGGTGATGGTGTCGGATATCGAATCGGCGCTGAGGCTGGGTGCGGACGCGGTGTCGATGCAGGTGAACTTCACGGAAGAGAACTTCGCGCACAACTTCACGATGCTGGGCGCGGTGACGGACGCGGCGCACGAGGCAGGCCTGCCGTTGCTGACGATGCTTTACGACAAGGTGAAGGCGGCGACGGCGGCGGAGCGGTTGGGACGGCTGAACCATTTGGTGCGGGTGGTAACGGAGCTGGGTTCGGACGCGGTGAAGCTGGCGTACCCGGAATCGCTGCATGAAATCGGAGAGCTGGTGCGGCGGCATGGCAGCGACATTCGGATTTTCTTCGCGGGCGGGGAGAAGGCGAGCGAGGAAGGGCTGGTGGCAATGACGCGGGCGGTGGTGCAGCAAGGAGCGAGCGGGCTGTGTATCGGTCGCAACGTGTTCCAGCATGCGCGACCGCAGGCGTTGTTGAGGCTGCTCGCCGGCTGCGTGAAGGGAGAGGAAACCGAACGGGTGCTGGAGCTCAGCGCAGTGTGA